The DNA segment GGACTATCTGCTGGAGGTTCAGGGTATCTCCAAGTCGTTTCCCGGGGTCAAGGCGCTTGATTCGATTCATTTCCGGCTGCGGCCGGGAACGGTGCATGTTCTGTGCGGCGAGAACGGGGCGGGTAAATCCACCTTTCTCAAGATAATGAACGGGCTGCATCAGCCGGATCAGGGTGAGATACGGGTTCATGGCGAGGCGGTGCAGATACGCCATCCACTTCAGGCCAGGCGTCTGGGCATCGGGATGATTTTTCAGGAGCTGGACTATGTACCGAATTTTACGGTGGAACAGAGCCTGTTTCTGGGAGAGGAGCCCCGCAATGCGATTGGCGGGGTGAACTGGAAGCAGATTCGCCGTCGTACCGTGGAGCTGCTGCAGGCCGAGGGTTTGCCGTATAAACCGACCACTCGCCTGAAGGACCTGACGGTTTCTGATATCCAGATGCTGGAGATCCTGAAGGCGGTGTCCAGTGATACCCGCATCCTGCTTATGGATGAACCGACCTCGGCAATCACCGACAAAGAGATCGATATGCTGTTTGCCAAGATCCGTCAGCTGCGCGACAAGGGGGTCGGCATTGTCTATATCTCCCACAAGCTCGACGAGATTTTCCGGATTGCCGACGAGATTACGGTGTTTCGCGATGGGCAGCATGTGGGCAACGCCCCGGCAGCCGAGCTGGACAAGGATCGGGTGATTGCAATGATGGTCGGCCGGCGGCTGGAGAATATCTTCCCGGACAAGCCGTCGATAGAGCCGGGCGGGGTTGCGCTTGAGCTGCGCAACCTGAGCAGAGGACGGGTGTTCCAGGATGTTTCTCTACAGCTGCGAGCCGGTGAGGTTGTCGGTATGGCGGGGCTGGTGGGTGCCGGGCGAACCGAGATTGCGCGGGCGATTTTCGGGCTGGATCCCTACGACAGCGGCGAGGTGCTGGTGCATGATGTTGCGCCCCAACGAAGAAACGATGTGGCGGCGGCGATATCGAGCGGGGTTGCCATGTTGTCGGAAGACAGAAAGCGATACGGCCTGGTGCTGTCTCGCAGCGTAAAGGAAAACGCATCGCTGCTGGTGCTGCGAAAATACTTTGCCCGCTGGTGGAATAATGCCCGGGCCGAGAACCGGGATGTACGGGCGGTGTTCAAGACCTTGAATGTAAAGACATCCTCCCTGTCCACCATTGCCGGCACCCTGAGCGGCGGGAATCAGCAGAAGGTGGTGCTTACCAAATGGCTGCTGAAGGATCAGGATGTGGTAATCCTGGATGAACCTACCCGCGGTATCGACGTTGGTGCCAAGTACGAGATCTACAAAATTATCCTGGAGCTCGCCGCCAAGGGTAAGGCGGTGCTGGTTATCTCTTCCGAGCTGCCGGAGCTGATCGGTATATGTGATCGGCTGTATGTCGTGGCCAAGGGGCGGATTACCAAAGAGCTGAAGCGGGACGAGTTCAGTCAGGAGACAATCATGAAGTATGCAGCGCAAGGAGAGGCAGATGAATAAGAAAATCGAACTTGGCGATGTATGGCAGGTTATCAAGTCCAGGTTCAGCATCTATCTGGTGCTGGCGGCAATGGTGGTTATCGCGACCATTATCAGTCCGGTGTTTCTTTCTACCCGGAATATTACCAATATCGCGCGCCAGATTTCTGTCATTACCATAATGGCTTTTGCCCAGACCCTGGTGATCCTGGCGGGCATGATCGATCTGTCGGTTGGCTCGGTAATGGCGCTGGCAGGGGTGCTGTCGGTGACCGCGTATGTGGCTACCGGCTCGCTGCTGACGGCGCTGGCGGTAGGGATAATCGTCGGGGTTCTGGCGGCGGTGGTGAACGGGTTCTTTGTAACCAGACTCAGTGTGCCGCCGTTTATTGCCACCCTGGGTATGCTTACCGCAGCCCGCGGGATTGCCCTGCTGTACACCGGCGGCCAGAACATCTATCAGATCGGGGACTTCGTGGTGCTGGGCCAGGGCAGGGTGTTCGGCCTGCCGACCCCCATCTTCTTTATGATCGGGGTGGTGATCCTGGTGTGGTATCTTCTGAATCATACCCGGCTTGGTCGCCATATCTATGCTATAGGCGGGAATGAAGAAGCAGCGCGTGCTTCGGGGATCAAGATCGGCAAGGTAAAGATGCTGACATTCATGATAGCCGGTGCACTGGTCGGTCTGAGCGGGGTGCTGTTTATGTCCCGGGTAAATGCGGGACTGCCAAATGCCGGTATCGGAGCCGAGCTGGATACCATCTCGATCGCGGTAATCGGCGGGACCAGCATTACCGGCGGGGTTGGTACTGCCGGCGGGACGCTGGCCGGTGCCTTTATTATCGGAATTCTGAACAACATCATGAACCTGATGGGGGTGCAGTCGTACATCCAGTCGGTCATACGCGGGCTGATTATCGTTCTGGCGGTGGCCTATGACACCCGAGCCAGAACACGACGCAAGGTACAGAAAGCAAAAAAAGATTGAAAAGGAGGTGCACGGGGCTGAGTGATGGAGTGCAGGAATGGTCGCACATGACCATTGTCGTCGGAAACGAATTCAGGAGAGAAGTATGAGGAAGTTACTGATTATCGGGTTGAGTGTAGTAATGATGCTGGCGCTGACCGGAACCGTGTTTGCCCGCGGTCAGGTCGAGGATGGCGATATGCGGATCGCCTACATCGCGCGTGCGCAGGGTGACTCGTTTGCCGCCTGGTTGGCCAATGCGGTAGTCGAAGAGGTGGAGACCTACGATGGGGTGTCAGTTACGGTGTTCGATGGACAGAGCCGCAACGAACTGATTGCCGATCACATCGAGAATGCTATTGTGAACCAGTTTGATCTTATCCTGCTGCAGCCCCTGGACTCGGTTGCCCAGGTGGCCCCGGTTCGCGAGGCTATTGCGGCTGGTCTGCATGTGGTAACCGTTAACAACATGATCAACGATCCGACCGTACCGGCTATCGATGCCGATCCGATCGAGCAGGCTGCCGGTAATGCAGAACTGGCAGTAACCCAGGTTCCCCAGAATGCCAATGTAGTAGTGCTGATGGGACCCAGCGGCAATATGCACTCGGATCAGCGCCGCGTCGGGTGGCAGCAGTACTTCTTTGACGAGCGCCCCGATGTAACCATTCTGGATGAGCAGATCGCGCACTGGAACAAGGAAGAGGCCATGGCCATTATGGAGGACTGGATCCAGACCTATCCGCAGATTGATGCGGTTATCTCCATGAACGACAACATGGCTGCCGGAGCGATCGAGGCTCTGATCGATGCACAGGGCGAAGAAAACCTGCCGTATGTGTACGGGGTCGACGGCACTGCCGAGGCCGCGCTGCTTATTCGCGATGGTCTGATGACCTCGACCACCCTGCAGAGTGCCTACGAACTGGCCGAGGTTTCGGTTCAGCTGAGCTATGACATTCTGACCGGCGCCGTGCAGGTGGACTATCAGACAGATCGTGAGCCGGTGATGATTGGTGCACCCCTGATAATCCAGGACAACGCTGAGGAATTCATCGAAATGCATCGCCGGGCAGGAAACCTGCGATAGAGTTTGCGCTGATCGGCGCGAGCGAACCGTTTCTGCGGGGGCTGGGCCCCCGCAGATTTCACTTTACAAAAAAGAGGGGTGTACACCGTGGAAGCATTAGTACTGGAGAAAGTCAACCAGATCGCGATTCGGGATATCGTGATAGATGAGACCCTGGGGCCGAGGGATGTCCGGGTAAAGCCGGTGTGCATCGGTATCTGCGGGAGTGATGTGCATTACTACCTGCATGGGAGAATCGGCGATTTTGTGGTGAAGGAGCCGATGGTACTGGGACACGAAGCCAGCGGGATTGTAACCGAGATCGGTGCCGAGGTAACCGATCTGAAGGTGGGGGACCGTGTCTGCATGGAACCGGGAATCCCCGACCATAACAGCGAGGAGTACAAGCTGGGAATCTACAACCTGGATCCGGCGGTACGATTCTGGGCGACCCCGCCAATCCATGGCTGCATGCGCGAGAGCGTGGTGCATCCGGCCCAGTTTACCTTTCGCCTGCCCGACAATGTCTCGTTTGCCGAGGGGGCTCTGGTAGAGCCGGTGGCGATCGGGGTACAGGCAGCCAAAAAGGCACAGATTCAGCCCGGGGATTCTGCCCTGGTGCTGGGCGCCGGTACGATCGGGATTGTTACCGCGATGGCCGCCGCTGCGTCGGGGTGCAGCAATGTGTATATAACCGATATCAGCGCCGAGAAGCTGGATCTGGTGCGGGAGCGATTCGGTGATCGCTTTACCACGGTTGCGCATGCACAGGTGGGTGAGCTGCATGATGCCGTCGATATTGTGTTCGAGGCCAGCGGTGCTGCAGCAGCAGTGCTGGCCATGGCCAGGTATGCCCGCCCGGGCGGCCGGATTGTACTGATCGGCATGACGCAGGATCCGGTGCCGGTGGACATCGTGGGGATAGAGGTAAAAGAGCTCACCATGTACTCCATCTTCCGTTATGCCCATGTCTTTGATCGCACCCTGCAGTTTATTTCGTCGGGGAAAATCGATGTACAGCCGCTGGTAACCCACACCTATCCGTTCAGCGAGTCGGTAGCAGCCTATGATTTTGCGGCATCCATGCCGAGCGATGCCATCAAGGTTATGATAGAAAAGGAATAGGCGATGAGGCAGCACTACACACTGGGAATTGATGTCAGCACGCAGAGTATCTCTGCGGTTGTGCTGGATGTACAGACTGCAGAGCTGATCCACAGCATCAGTCTGTCCTATCGGGATGATCCGCGACTGAATCGCTTCGGAATAGAGTATGACAGCTTGCTGGTGCCACCCCGGGAACCCGGCGAGGCCGATCAGCCCCCGTTGATGTTCCTGGCCGGGCTGGATTCCCTCTTTGCCGACCTGGCGGCAGCCGGTGCCCCGCTGGGCTCCCTGGCAGGTATCGCCGTGAGTGCCCAGCAGCATGGCCATGTGTATCTGCGCGACACGGCCGGCACGGCGATCGCCGGTCTGCGGGATGCCGGCAGTGAAGTTGAAGCTGGCAGCGCCGGTGGGGCTGGCGGTGCTGATGGGGCCGGGGATGCCCGGCAGGCCGGTGGTGCTGGGGATGCCGGTGGGGCCGAGGCTGCTGGTGGTGCCGAGGATGCCCGGCAGGCCGGTGGTGCTGGGGATGCTGGTGGTGCCGAGGATGCTGGTGGTGCCGAGGATGCTGGTGGTGCCGAGGATGCCCGGCAGGCCGGCAGCGCTGCTCAGGCCGGGCTGGCCGGACGGTGTGCGACGATCTTTGCCTACGGCACCGCCCCGATCTGGCAGTCGGCGAATACCGGCATCGAGGCGGAGCATATTCGCCGCTGTGTCGGCGGTCGAGAGACGGTTATCCGGGTGTCCGGCTCGGACAGTCCTTTGCGATTTACCGGGGCGGTGGTGCGCCGGGTGGCGGCACGGTTTCCGGAGGTATATGCCGCCACCAGCAGAATCTCGCTGTTAAGCAGTTTCCTGTCAGGGGTGCTGAGCGGCAACCCCGATGTCCCCATAGACTGGGGCAATGGTTCGGGCATGTCGTTGATGGATTACCGTGGCAGAACCTGGTCCCGGCACCTTGCGGCTGCAGTTGCCGACGGGCTTCCGGGTGGTGCTGACGGCTTGCTGGCGCGGCTGCCGGGGCTCGATTCCCCGCTGGCGATTGCCGGGTCAATCGCCGGATATTTTGTACGTCGGTACGGGGTAAACCCCGCATGCCTGGTAACGATCGGTTCCGGCGACAACCCGCAGTCCAAGGTGGTAACCACGCAGGATCTGTTGTCGCTGGGCAGCAGTTTTGTGTACATGGTGGATACTGCGGAGCCCCTGGTAGATCTGCAGGGCTATGCCAACAGCATGTACGATGGCGCCGGTCGTCCGTTTGTGTTTGCCTGCCGCACCAATGGCGCCATGGTCTGGGATCGTGTCCGGGAGATCTTTGGCGCTGACTACGCCGCGGCCGATGCTGCATTGGCGCAGAGCCCGGTCGGCTCGGTGCTGCAGTTGTGGCAGCCGCGGGCCGAGAGCTATCCGGCATCGCCGGTAATCCCGAACAGCGCGATCGAGTCCGGGCAGGGCGATCTGGCGGCCCTCTACCCGGCGATTGTGGACAGTACCCTGGCAATTGTCCGGCACTACGCCCGCGGTTTCGAGGGTGGAGACAAGACCGGAGAGCCCCTGGCGGTCACCGGCGGCCCCAGCCGCAGCCGGGAGATTCTGCGGCGTGTCGCGGCAATCTGGAACCGTCCGGTGTATACGGTGGGCGATGCCGGTGCTGCTGTTGGCAGCGCCCTGTCTGCCTGGCAGGCAGTTTGCCAGACAGATGGCAGCGACGCCGGGCTTGAGCGGCTGCGCACTGTCCTGTCGAATCCCGGTGACCTGCTGCAGCCTGAGCCGGAAGCGGCCGACCGAATGGCTGCCGACAGCACCTACATCCAGCAGCTGGAAAAGCAGCTGTCGCTGTGGCTCATGAACGGCGGTGATCGCTAGGACCACACTTTGACTGCCGGGTGCAGTAACTCTACGTCCGGAAGCGTGCGATGGTGTCGGTGAGCTGGGTGGCCTGGGCAGAGAGTTCCTCGGCCATCGATGCCATCTGTTCGGCGGCGGCGGCGTTGTTCTGGATGCTGCTGTCGAGCTGGGATACCGAGGCGCGGATCTGGCTGGTGCCGCTTTGCTGTTCCTGCATGCTGCGGCTGATGGTTTGCACCAGTTCGGAGGTGCGCTGGATCGCGGGGACGATGCTGTCGAACAGTTGGCCGGTTTCCTCGGCTACCTTCATGCTGGCGCTGGACATTTCGCTGATCTCCTCGGCAGCGGTCTGGCTGCGTTCGGCGAGTTTGCGCACCTCGGCGGCGACAACCGCGAAGCCTTTGCCGCTTTCGCCGGCACGAGCTGCTTCAACTGCGGCATTCAGGGCGAGCAGGTTGGTGTTGCGGGCAATCTCCTGAATAATCTCGATGCGCTCCACGATATCCTTCATGGACTGGACGGTGGAGCGTACCGATTCCCCGCCGCGTTCGGCCTGGGCTGCGGCATCCCGGGCGGTTTTATCGGTCTGGGTTGCGTTGTCGGCGGCTTCCATTTCCTCGATCGATGCCGAGACCTCCTCCACTGCGGATGCCTGCTGGGCGCTGTCGTCAGAGAGCTGCTGAACGGTGGTTGAGAGCTCGTCGCTGCCAGCGTTGACCTGGCTGGCAATGGTGTGTACCTCGGCAATTGTCCCGCCCATGGCCTGAACGGTGCGGTCGACTGCCTGCAGCAGGCGGCCGGTTTCGTCGCTGCGGTCGGTGTGGGCCGAGATCCGCAGGTTGCCGTCGGCCATCTCGGCCATAATCCCGACTACCTGCTGCAGCGGCCGGAAGGCGCGCTGGATGATGAAAAACAGGGTCAGCAGGGCACCGGCGGCCAGCAGCAGTGAGATGCCGATAGCAACCTGCAGGGCGCGGGCCAGCTCGGTGGTCATCTGGCTGCGGTCGGTCATTGCCAGGATGTGGCCGATCTCCTGCCCGGAGAAGTCGCGCAGGGGTATGCGGTGCAGATACCATTCGTGATCTTCGGTGGTGCTGCGCATGTCAGCCGGGTCGTGATCCCGGGCGGCGGTTGGCCTGGACCACTGTGGCGCGGAAGCCGGACAGGTCGTCGCCGTAGACATCCGGCAGGTGCATACGCAGAAAACTCTCTGCCGGCGGGCGATGGAACTGAAACTGGGCGATCCCGTAGTCATCCTCCAGGACCTGGTTAAAGCCCTGCAGATTCTGATAGAGCTGCTGGCGTTCATCGGCTGCAAACAGCTCGATCAGTTCATCGTTCATAGTAAGGGCGTGCAGGGCCATCGACAGGGCATCCAGCTCTGCCTGCAGCGAGGTTTCCCAGCTCTCCTCGAGCTGGGTGAATAGCTGCTGATTGGCGGCAGCCAGCTGCTGCCGGTTCTCGCGCAGCTGCTGCAGCAGCTGGAACCCGGAGATCAGCAGCACGGCTGCTGTCACCACAATCAATACCCGACCCCGCAGACCTATCGTTCTCATACTCTGAAGCCTAATCGAGCCATCCGCTGAATGCAATGCGGCGACCGATGCTCTATTCGCTGCTATCAGCGGTTGTCGATCTTTTCCGGGTACAGATCGTGCATCAGCAGGCGCTGGGCAGCGAAGTCCTGCCACGCGGTGTCGGGCTGTCCGTAGTTGGCGTAGGGGTCGATGCTGATTCCCCCGCGCGGGGTGAACTTGCCCCAGACCTCCAGGTAGCGCGGTTCAAGCAGGGCAACCAGGTCGTCGAGGATGCGATTGACGCAGTCCTCGTGGAATTCACCGCTATTGCGAAAGCTGAACAGGTACAGTTTAAGGGATTTGCTCTCGACCATACGCTTGTCGGGGATGTACTGCAGGTAGATGGTCGCGAAGTCGGGTTGATTGGTGATAGGGCAGAGACTGGTAAACTCGGGACAGTTGAATTTAACGAAGTAGTCCCGGTGCTGGTGCCGGTTTTCAAAGCTCTCCAGCACGGTGGGGTCGTATTCGACGGGGTAGGTGGTTTTTCCACCCAGCCCCAGGTTCTGCAGATCGTCACGCATTATCGGCCTCCGTGTTCGGTGTTACCTCATCGGTGCGGTAGAAGGCACGCATGATATACAGAAAGGGGGTGTCGACGAGCGCGATGGTCAGTTTGACCATGAGCTGGCCGATGATTATGCCCCACACCGCCGGCCAGGGCATGCTGCCGGCAAAGGCGATGGTGCAGAACAGCAGGGTGTCGATGGTCTGGCTGGTGGCGGTGGAGCCGATATTGCGCAGCCACAGCGAGCCGCTGCCGGTACGCTGCTTGAGCCACTGGAATACATAGATATCCCAGTTCTGGCTGACCAGAAAGGCGACCAGCGAGCCAACCGCGATTCGCCAGGTGGAACCCAGGATGGTCTCCAGGGCCTCTTGGTGCTGCCAGAAGCCGGCAGGTTCCCAGGCGATCACGATCTGGACCCCGATAACCAGCAGCAGCGAGGCGGTGAACCCGCCCAGGATGGCCTCCTTGGCGAAGCGATAGCCGAAGAATTCATTCAGGGCGTCGGTCAGCAGGAACGAGACCCCGTACACAATGACCCCGGCCGGGACGGTCCAGGGGCCGAACATCACGATCTTGCCGGCAAAGATGTTGGCCATGACGATAAGGGCGGCGTATACCGCGACCAGGAAGGAGGCGCCGTATTTCCGGCCGAAGGCCAGCGCCAGGGTGGTTGCGGCCAGGGTGGCAGCAATCCACAAGAGAATCAGCATCATAAAGGGGCTCCTTAGTTTTCGTTTGTAACGCGAAGGATGTTGCGAACTCCGCGAGTTCCCGGACTATAGCGGTATCGGGTCAGGGGGTCAATATACGAGAGAGGGGGCACGGTTTGTCGGCCCCCTCCAAGTCTTCAGGTTTGTATCAGAATCTCAGCCAATTACCTGGGGCAGGAAGATGGAAACAGCTGCGAAATAAATTGCGAGGCCGCTGATGTCCTTGACAGTGGTGATGATCGGGTCGGCGCCGGCGGCTTGATCAAATCCCATTTTGATCAGGATAAACGGTATAATAAATCCCAGCATTACCCCGATAGTAATAACCAGGAACAAGGATACTCCGACTGCAACACCCAGCATGGGTATACCCTGCCAGACAGCTGCAAACACACCGCCGATCAGGCCGAGAGCGAGTGCCATACCGACTCCTTTTGCAGTCTCATGGAACCAGTGGTGCAGGAATCTGCGCATATTGATCTGACCAAGCACTACCGCCCGGGTAAAGATGGTAGAGGACTGGGTTCCAACGTTGCCTCCCATATCCATGATTACGGGGATGAAGAAAGCTGTTGCTACGATTGCTTCCAGTACTTCTTCAAAGGCGTCAATAACCAGGCCTGCAAGCATACCGCCGGTAAGGGTGATCAGCAGGAAAGGTACCCGTACCTTGAAGGCATGCCAGAATCCGCCTTTGATCAATTTCTCGCTCCGGTCAGATTCCGTTTTTGACAGGTCCAGAAGACCGATCTTATCGAACATGTCATCGGTAGTCTCTTCCCGGATAACATCCATAGCATCGTCAGCAGTCAGTACCCCAACCAGCCGGTTCTCGGCATCCAGTACCGGGAGCTCGACGGTGTCCAGGCGCTGCAGCAGTCGAGCCGCTTCTTCCTGATCATCCCCGGTGTGCACGGCATCATAGCCGCCGACCGGCAGCAGTTCAGCAATGGTTCGTGCTCCATCGGCCAGTACCAGCGTGCTGAGTGGCAGGACACCTTCCAGATGCCGCGTTTCGTCGATTACATATACAGTGTGTACCGGCACATCAAGTCCGGCATTCCGTTCTTTGATGGCCTGCAAGGCATCGGCGGCTCTCTGGTTCTTTTTTGCCTGCAGGTACACCGGCGACATGATACGCCCTACGGTGTCGTCGGCGTAGCCCATCAGCTTGGACGCTGCGGTTCGCTGTTCTTTGGGCAGCCCTTCGAGGAATCGCTTGGCAACCTTGGCCGGCAGTTCATCCAGCAGGCGAACCTGGTCATCCGGATCCAGTTCCCCGATAAGCTTGAGGGCTTCGTCACGGGTAAAGGCCTGGATGAGGTCTTTCTGCATGGTCGCGTCCATAATATCGAAAACTTCGATAGCGGTGCTCTTGTCCAGCAGGCGAAATACGACAGCCATGTCCTGTTCGGTGAGGATCGATAATGCGTTCAGGATCTCCAGTGCGGTCATCCTTCGCAAGATATCCTTGACCGGTGCCAGGTTCTGGCTGCGGATGTGGTCGTGAGCAAACTTGGCAAATTCTGCCTTGGTAATGTTAGTGTACATAGTGTATCTCCAAAAATATTATTGTGATGAAATCACGCAGCGATTTCCCAATGCACTGCGTGAACCGATTGTTCTACGCCAATCCTGGCGATCGTGTTTTCCAGCTTTACCGCATGGCCCTGCTGCATCCTCAGGCGTGCGATCACCGCAACCTGATCGGGCTTGTCGGCTTCCTCCCGCGACAACCCAACCAGTGCTATTGCATCGGCGGTGAGCATCGAGTGCAACACTGACCGGATATGGTGCTCATCATGCAGTTCGCAGATGATTACCATCCGGTAATCCAGATCCAGCTCCTCGGTAGTACTGTGGGTAATCCGGTACGAGAATCGCAATGCAGTGTTGGCGATCAGTATCATTGCTACCCCAATCCCGGCTTCGGGGATGAACCCGAATCCGGTCAGGGCGCCAACAGCAGCGGTTGCCCATATCGTGGCAGCGGTGTTCAGACCTGATACCGAGAATCCCTCTTTGAAGATTACCCCCGCACCGATAAATCCGATGCCGGAAACAATCTGGGCGGGGATTCTGGTAGGACTGGTATCACCCTCCACCATTACCGACAGCAGTACAAAGAGGGTGGCCCCGACGGCGACCAGTGCATTGGTTCGTATGCCGGCGGTGCGCTGGCGCCACTGCCGTTCTGCTCCAATGAACATGCCGAATGCCAATGCTGCGGCCAGTCGTAGTGCAAAGATATGCAGCATCATGATAATACTCCTTGTCGTGTGCTCCGACAGGAATCGATGCTGCAGTGTGAGTGATCTGATCAGCAGCGCTGGTCAGTACCCGGCAGGCAGGCAGGCGAACTGTCGGAGGCTGTGCTGTGGCGATAACGTATAGACCCAGGGTCAGTGTCCAAAGTCGTCCTCCTTGTTACAGTTCGCCGGTGGGTTTCGGCCAGCAACGCTGGCACGCGGCGAAAAAAAACGGCCTTTTCCGGCGGAACCGAAAAAGGCCGTTGCACGAACAGCTGTCACTGCGGGTGCAGTGCTGCTCGTCCCGGCTGCAGCGACGTTCTCTGTCGGGCAGCGTTCGGGTGCGTGGCCTTCCTCGATTCGGATTTGGCACTGTACAACGTAGCGCGGGGTTAGCGCGCGAGCCGCGTTATGCACATCCTTAATCCGAATGTGCCTGTTCTACCCCTTGGC comes from the Spirochaeta africana DSM 8902 genome and includes:
- a CDS encoding MgtC/SapB family protein; translated protein: MMLHIFALRLAAALAFGMFIGAERQWRQRTAGIRTNALVAVGATLFVLLSVMVEGDTSPTRIPAQIVSGIGFIGAGVIFKEGFSVSGLNTAATIWATAAVGALTGFGFIPEAGIGVAMILIANTALRFSYRITHSTTEELDLDYRMVIICELHDEHHIRSVLHSMLTADAIALVGLSREEADKPDQVAVIARLRMQQGHAVKLENTIARIGVEQSVHAVHWEIAA
- the mgtE gene encoding magnesium transporter is translated as MYTNITKAEFAKFAHDHIRSQNLAPVKDILRRMTALEILNALSILTEQDMAVVFRLLDKSTAIEVFDIMDATMQKDLIQAFTRDEALKLIGELDPDDQVRLLDELPAKVAKRFLEGLPKEQRTAASKLMGYADDTVGRIMSPVYLQAKKNQRAADALQAIKERNAGLDVPVHTVYVIDETRHLEGVLPLSTLVLADGARTIAELLPVGGYDAVHTGDDQEEAARLLQRLDTVELPVLDAENRLVGVLTADDAMDVIREETTDDMFDKIGLLDLSKTESDRSEKLIKGGFWHAFKVRVPFLLITLTGGMLAGLVIDAFEEVLEAIVATAFFIPVIMDMGGNVGTQSSTIFTRAVVLGQINMRRFLHHWFHETAKGVGMALALGLIGGVFAAVWQGIPMLGVAVGVSLFLVITIGVMLGFIIPFILIKMGFDQAAGADPIITTVKDISGLAIYFAAVSIFLPQVIG